One stretch of Tepiditoga spiralis DNA includes these proteins:
- the cmr5 gene encoding type III-B CRISPR module-associated protein Cmr5, whose protein sequence is MIKTDFSIQKCAKERIIMRKDKSYASTYRSLIKGLGSQIIQNGLYGTLVFLDAKNKEHHKAVSEDIIYFLKESNIYTTNDHIYDFLEKENNLMLAQDKVLEFVGWYRRFADIFIRNDKNTGSDNS, encoded by the coding sequence ATGATAAAAACAGATTTTTCTATACAAAAGTGTGCAAAAGAAAGAATAATAATGAGAAAAGATAAAAGTTATGCTTCAACATACAGATCTTTGATAAAAGGATTAGGTTCTCAAATAATACAAAATGGACTTTATGGAACATTGGTATTTTTAGATGCAAAAAATAAAGAACATCACAAAGCCGTATCTGAAGATATAATATACTTTTTAAAAGAATCAAATATTTACACAACAAATGATCATATTTATGATTTTTTAGAAAAAGAAAACAACTTAATGTTAGCACAAGATAAAGTTTTAGAATTTGTTGGATGGTATAGAAGATTTGCTGATATATTTATACGAAATGATAAAAATACAGGGAGTGATAACTCTTGA
- the cmr6 gene encoding type III-B CRISPR module RAMP protein Cmr6 — protein sequence MKYFNQETKIIKNPSLYYDKKVYNMKNYIEKESEELEKIIREINPGRDEFDLYEHSSRINRSRKHKTFLKISSFPNIRDRKNFRREKNKFTKEQKFTLELLKDAEKERLSKKSLEITRKTYKKVLEEYNLNKFDLSKPLNSLNIVRERFIYSLIKNGKEVVSIKKKLQTPMLIGIGIPSIDEIGFYWNRNYGIPTIPGSTFKGAFSTYFKDLEMNEIKDEIFGTQESSGKVIFLECIPTDKIELIKEIQTPHFGKYYTENKAPNDIYNPIPLSYMSVNSGTEFRFDIIIESSNEKLKEILNEHLELFLKYYGIGSKTSMGYGRFK from the coding sequence TTGAAATATTTTAATCAAGAAACAAAAATAATAAAAAATCCAAGTTTGTACTATGATAAAAAAGTGTACAACATGAAAAATTATATTGAAAAAGAATCAGAAGAATTAGAAAAAATAATTAGAGAAATTAACCCTGGTAGAGATGAATTTGATTTATACGAACACTCTTCAAGAATTAATAGAAGCAGAAAACATAAAACATTTCTAAAAATATCCTCATTTCCAAATATAAGAGATAGAAAAAATTTTAGAAGAGAAAAAAATAAATTTACTAAAGAACAAAAATTTACTTTAGAACTATTAAAAGATGCAGAAAAAGAAAGATTATCTAAAAAATCTTTAGAAATAACACGAAAAACATATAAAAAAGTATTAGAAGAATATAATTTAAATAAATTCGATTTATCAAAACCATTAAATTCATTAAATATAGTAAGAGAAAGATTTATATATTCATTAATAAAAAATGGAAAAGAAGTAGTATCAATAAAGAAAAAATTACAAACTCCAATGCTTATTGGAATAGGTATTCCATCAATAGATGAAATAGGATTTTACTGGAATAGAAATTATGGGATTCCAACCATACCCGGAAGTACATTTAAAGGTGCATTTAGTACTTATTTTAAAGATTTAGAAATGAATGAAATAAAAGATGAAATATTTGGAACACAAGAAAGTTCTGGAAAAGTAATATTTTTAGAATGTATACCAACAGATAAAATAGAATTAATAAAAGAAATACAAACACCACATTTTGGAAAGTATTATACAGAAAATAAAGCTCCAAATGATATCTATAATCCAATACCATTATCTTATATGAGTGTTAATTCAGGTACAGAATTTAGATTTGATATAATAATAGAAAGTTCAAACGAAAAATTAAAAGAAATCCTCAACGAACACTTGGAACTATTTTTAAAATACTATGGTATTGGTTCAAAAACAAGTATGGGTTATGGTAGATTCAAGTAA